In Leptotrichia sp. OH3620_COT-345, one DNA window encodes the following:
- a CDS encoding lipopolysaccharide biosynthesis protein has protein sequence MKFRKNYERKGSMDSKNLLKGTMVYSLMNIVTKMGSLIFLPIITRLLTPEEFGIAGTLDSVTTMATIILGLGIYNAQMKKYVDLKENENEMGSYMFSSFLVIMLFNGALFIFMLTPAAKKLFSYIVNLDKITYSPLITTAILIASINAINTLGITLFRMKRMYMKVALGSTLSLFSNYILAIYFIKYLKMGIFGNQVANLGSSLLILVYYFRGYFRKFKLKLKAEHMKYSLKNGIPLIFIELTDQIVNLSDRLVLVNYVSLAAVGGYTLAASGGRAFSVIKGSFVDSWTPEFYEAMKKDKNNPKITGSVENFIAIISFVCVLAQLFAPEGISLIFPKSYLKAINYMPLILAGIVIQALYCLDYFFHFYEDSIYIFYFTLFAMIFNLAGNLIFIPKFPETGPIIAAWTTLLAFLFRAMMEMAVIRKKYKISFNYRKFLMYLLIIVNPVIFYLSSDEITWTKFVMKIVYLVIVAKLIINKEVYVKIINIILKIKGKIVK, from the coding sequence GTGAAATTCAGAAAAAATTATGAAAGAAAGGGAAGTATGGACAGCAAGAATTTATTAAAAGGAACAATGGTTTATTCTCTTATGAATATTGTGACAAAAATGGGCTCGCTCATATTTCTTCCCATTATAACAAGGTTACTCACACCTGAAGAATTCGGAATAGCGGGAACACTCGATTCTGTTACAACAATGGCTACTATAATTCTGGGACTTGGGATTTATAACGCACAAATGAAAAAATATGTAGACCTTAAAGAAAATGAAAATGAAATGGGAAGTTATATGTTCTCGTCATTTCTGGTTATAATGCTTTTTAATGGAGCATTATTTATATTTATGCTTACGCCTGCTGCTAAAAAGCTATTTTCATATATTGTCAATCTTGATAAAATAACATACAGTCCTTTAATTACAACTGCCATATTAATAGCTTCGATAAATGCTATAAATACTTTAGGAATTACACTTTTTAGAATGAAGAGAATGTATATGAAAGTAGCGCTTGGGAGTACATTAAGCCTGTTTTCCAATTATATACTTGCTATATATTTTATAAAATATTTAAAAATGGGTATTTTTGGAAATCAAGTTGCAAATCTCGGGTCTTCTTTGCTTATATTGGTATATTATTTCAGAGGATATTTCAGGAAATTTAAACTGAAATTAAAAGCTGAACATATGAAATATTCTTTAAAAAATGGGATTCCTCTTATTTTTATAGAGTTGACGGACCAAATTGTAAATTTAAGTGACAGGCTTGTATTAGTAAATTATGTTTCTCTTGCAGCTGTTGGAGGATATACTCTTGCAGCTTCAGGAGGGCGTGCATTTTCTGTGATTAAAGGTTCTTTTGTAGATAGTTGGACACCTGAATTTTATGAAGCTATGAAAAAAGATAAAAATAATCCTAAAATTACAGGAAGTGTAGAAAATTTTATAGCTATTATTTCATTTGTATGTGTACTGGCACAGCTTTTTGCTCCTGAAGGGATAAGCCTTATATTTCCAAAAAGTTATTTGAAAGCTATAAATTATATGCCTCTTATACTTGCAGGAATTGTAATACAGGCATTGTATTGTCTTGATTATTTTTTTCATTTTTATGAGGACAGTATATATATTTTTTATTTTACATTATTTGCCATGATTTTTAATTTGGCAGGAAATCTTATATTTATTCCGAAATTTCCTGAAACAGGTCCGATAATTGCAGCATGGACTACATTACTGGCATTTTTGTTCAGAGCAATGATGGAAATGGCGGTTATAAGGAAAAAATATAAAATATCCTTTAATTACAGGAAATTTCTTATGTATCTTCTTATAATAGTAAATCCTGTAATATTTTACCTTTCAAGTGATGAAATTACTTGGACAAAATTTGTTATGAAAATAGTATATCTGGTGATTGTGGCAAAATTAATAATAAACAAAGAAGTGTATGTTAAAATAATCAATATTATCTTAAAAATAAAAGGGAAAATTGTTAAATAA
- a CDS encoding SIS domain-containing protein translates to MDILKEARNVFDIEISELEKVKNKINGELEKLAVMINSIRNNKVVITGIGKSGIIGKKIAATMASTGTTAIFVNAAEALHGDLGMINNGDVVIAISNSGNSDEILSIMTPIKKIGAEIVAFTGNRNSALARHAKLVIDIGVEKEANELGTAPMSSTTATLVMGDALSVVLMKMKNFTENDFAKYHPGGSLGKRLLLTVSDLMHTGNELPILSEDTEIENVLLVLTEKKMGAVCISETGKENGKLKGIITEGDIRRALVHKEKFFSYKAKDIMINTPIAIDKDAMAMDALNLMENRKSQINVLPVVENGNVVGIIRIHDLIGLR, encoded by the coding sequence GTGGATATTTTAAAAGAAGCTCGAAATGTTTTTGATATTGAAATTTCTGAATTGGAAAAGGTTAAAAATAAAATAAATGGTGAACTTGAAAAGCTTGCAGTTATGATAAATAGTATAAGAAATAATAAAGTTGTAATTACGGGAATAGGAAAATCAGGAATTATAGGGAAAAAAATAGCTGCTACAATGGCCTCAACGGGAACAACCGCTATTTTTGTAAATGCAGCCGAAGCATTACATGGAGATTTGGGAATGATAAATAACGGAGATGTGGTCATTGCCATTTCAAATAGCGGTAATTCGGATGAAATATTGAGTATAATGACACCGATAAAAAAAATAGGAGCAGAAATAGTAGCTTTTACGGGGAATAGAAACTCAGCTTTAGCAAGACATGCTAAGCTTGTTATAGATATCGGGGTTGAAAAAGAAGCAAATGAACTGGGAACCGCACCTATGAGCTCAACTACAGCTACTCTTGTAATGGGTGATGCTTTATCAGTAGTACTTATGAAAATGAAAAACTTTACGGAAAATGATTTTGCAAAGTATCATCCGGGAGGAAGTCTGGGAAAACGACTTCTTTTGACTGTATCTGATCTGATGCATACAGGAAATGAACTTCCTATTTTATCTGAAGATACTGAAATAGAAAATGTACTGCTTGTATTGACAGAAAAAAAAATGGGAGCAGTCTGTATCTCGGAAACGGGGAAAGAAAATGGGAAATTAAAGGGAATAATAACTGAGGGAGATATAAGACGGGCTTTGGTTCATAAAGAAAAGTTTTTTTCATATAAAGCAAAGGATATAATGATAAATACACCTATTGCAATTGATAAAGATGCAATGGCAATGGATGCTTTAAATCTTATGGAAAATAGAAAAAGTCAGATAAATGTCCTACCCGTAGTGGAAAATGGAAATGTAGTCGGGATAATAAGGATTCATGATTTGATAGGACTGAGATAA
- a CDS encoding mannose-1-phosphate guanylyltransferase: protein MDKVVLIMAGGSGTRFWPLSTNERPKQFLDLVSEKTMIRETVDRVAKLIPMEKIFISTNIAYLDIIKKELPEIPEKNIIFEPMARDTAACIGYAALIIQKMYKNSVMSVLPSDHLIKSENEFLESLKFAFEKAESDIIVTLGIKPSYPETGYGYIEYMKNTNKSDRKFKIYKVKSFREKPNRETAEKYIEKGNYLWNSGMFIWKTEFILNEIKKYMETHRNVINKIKKKIDEINIDEVYGEKLSKYIYNEFFEFEKISIDFGVMEHTKLVSVIPVDIGWNDVGSFKSLEDVFSKDENGNIVKSEKYEDIESEGNIIINKEKHKIVATIGLEDIVIVNTEDALLVCSKEKSQEIKKILGKIEKYKK from the coding sequence ATGGATAAAGTTGTATTAATAATGGCAGGAGGAAGCGGAACCAGATTTTGGCCTTTATCGACAAATGAAAGACCGAAACAGTTTCTTGATCTTGTATCTGAAAAGACAATGATAAGGGAAACGGTAGATAGAGTTGCAAAATTAATTCCTATGGAAAAAATATTTATTTCTACAAATATTGCTTATTTGGATATTATAAAAAAAGAACTGCCTGAAATACCTGAAAAAAATATAATTTTTGAGCCAATGGCAAGAGATACGGCGGCATGTATAGGATATGCTGCATTAATAATACAAAAAATGTATAAAAACAGTGTGATGTCAGTATTACCGTCAGATCACCTCATCAAAAGTGAAAATGAATTTCTTGAAAGCTTGAAGTTTGCTTTTGAAAAGGCTGAAAGTGATATTATAGTCACTCTTGGAATAAAGCCGTCTTATCCTGAAACGGGGTACGGATATATTGAATATATGAAAAACACAAATAAATCTGACAGGAAATTTAAAATTTATAAAGTAAAAAGTTTTAGGGAAAAACCTAACAGAGAAACTGCTGAAAAATATATAGAAAAAGGAAACTATCTGTGGAATAGCGGAATGTTTATTTGGAAAACGGAATTTATACTGAATGAAATTAAAAAATATATGGAAACTCATAGAAATGTTATTAATAAAATAAAGAAAAAAATAGATGAAATTAATATAGATGAAGTTTATGGAGAAAAACTCAGTAAATATATATATAATGAATTTTTCGAATTTGAAAAAATATCTATAGATTTTGGAGTTATGGAACACACAAAATTGGTATCTGTAATTCCGGTGGATATTGGATGGAATGATGTAGGAAGCTTTAAATCTCTGGAAGATGTATTTTCGAAAGATGAAAATGGAAATATTGTTAAATCTGAAAAATATGAAGATATAGAATCTGAAGGAAATATAATAATAAATAAGGAAAAACATAAAATTGTAGCGACAATAGGTCTTGAGGATATTGTCATAGTTAATACGGAAGATGCACTACTTGTATGTAGTAAAGAAAAAAGTCAGGAAATAAAGAAAATACTTGGAAAAATTGAAAAATATAAAAAATAA
- a CDS encoding DUF1622 domain-containing protein yields MIIGHIMEKVIPYITGTLEMTGVMIIAIATIKAVYYLIKSKFDINNSIIRIEFAKALTFSLEFKLGSEILKTVIIRTWNEVMILSAIVILRVIMTVIIHWEIKNEEKLSSKE; encoded by the coding sequence ATGATTATAGGACATATAATGGAAAAAGTTATTCCGTATATAACAGGTACACTTGAAATGACAGGAGTTATGATTATAGCTATAGCGACGATAAAGGCTGTGTACTATCTTATAAAATCAAAGTTTGATATTAATAATTCTATTATAAGGATAGAATTTGCAAAAGCACTGACATTTAGTCTAGAATTTAAACTGGGATCGGAAATACTGAAAACGGTGATAATAAGAACATGGAATGAAGTTATGATACTTTCAGCAATAGTTATTTTAAGAGTTATTATGACAGTGATTATACATTGGGAAATAAAAAACGAAGAAAAACTTAGCAGTAAAGAATAG
- a CDS encoding aldo/keto reductase has product MKKYIKTLNGKKIYNLGIGTWNMGDSVKERKEEIDSIKYAIDNGITLIDTAEMYGNGNSERLIGEAIKGYKRENLFIVSKVLPENAGKINIFNSCENSLKKLGTDYLDLYLLHWRGTVPLSETVECMEKLKKIQKIREWGVSNLDIDDIKKLMSIPDGKKCAVNQVLYHLGSRGIEYSLKPYTDLKNIITMAYCPLAQAGRLKKKLLTSHSVLKVSNKYDISPIQVLLCYMLNKENTLSIPKASKIEHMKELVNCLKINLEQEDIKLLEDEFPSPNKKMPLDME; this is encoded by the coding sequence ATGAAAAAATATATAAAAACATTAAATGGAAAAAAGATTTATAATTTAGGAATAGGAACATGGAATATGGGAGATTCCGTGAAAGAAAGAAAAGAGGAAATAGACAGTATAAAGTACGCTATTGATAACGGGATTACATTAATAGACACTGCGGAAATGTATGGAAACGGAAATAGTGAACGGCTTATTGGAGAAGCTATAAAAGGATATAAAAGAGAAAATCTATTTATAGTTTCAAAAGTTTTACCTGAAAATGCGGGAAAGATCAATATTTTTAATTCATGTGAAAATTCATTAAAAAAATTAGGTACAGATTATTTGGACTTATATCTTCTACATTGGAGAGGAACAGTGCCGTTGTCTGAAACTGTGGAATGTATGGAAAAATTGAAAAAAATCCAAAAAATAAGAGAATGGGGAGTGTCTAATTTGGATATTGATGATATAAAAAAATTGATGAGTATCCCTGATGGAAAAAAATGTGCCGTCAATCAGGTTTTATATCATCTTGGTTCAAGAGGAATAGAATATTCATTAAAACCGTATACTGATTTAAAAAATATAATAACAATGGCATACTGCCCTCTTGCGCAGGCAGGAAGACTAAAAAAAAAATTGCTAACTTCTCATAGTGTACTTAAAGTAAGTAATAAGTACGATATATCTCCGATTCAAGTTTTGCTTTGTTATATGTTAAACAAGGAAAATACTCTTTCCATACCTAAAGCTTCAAAAATCGAACATATGAAGGAATTAGTAAACTGTCTGAAAATAAATCTGGAACAAGAAGATATAAAATTGTTGGAAGATGAATTTCCGTCACCTAACAAAAAAATGCCGTTGGATATGGAATAA
- a CDS encoding sugar diacid recognition domain-containing protein yields MLTYDEVAQEIVKELKDIIGRNLNYINVKGEIIASTNPERVGSFHEGAYLAVKTKERIVVNVDGEYIGAKKGINFPVVFRNEVVGVIGISGEYEEIKKYGNIIKKMTEILIKEAYINEKLINEDEYQKIIVNDLIENRAIKSSVTMTSKEYFLIKKSENVVVIIIEYKDEKIKFLELKRKVFKVIKNNINEGEIFVNTEFLFIGILINRNFREVNEFLKEVENSSQVKLVFGVGSFKKDFEKLHESYNEALKALSWAKTVKINRKFYNCMSYGKLLYDISVEKKMEFLNGIFKNVTDEEIEEFKKIFYAYEKYNGSIKKISKVLFLHENTLQYQIKKFNEKTRLDLRNYADFSLLKLALLLY; encoded by the coding sequence ATGTTGACTTACGATGAAGTTGCTCAGGAAATAGTAAAGGAATTAAAAGATATTATAGGAAGAAATCTAAATTATATTAATGTGAAAGGTGAAATAATAGCAAGTACGAATCCTGAAAGGGTAGGTTCATTTCACGAAGGAGCATATCTTGCAGTAAAAACTAAAGAAAGAATAGTTGTTAATGTTGACGGAGAATATATAGGAGCAAAAAAGGGAATTAATTTTCCTGTAGTTTTCAGAAATGAAGTAGTAGGAGTTATAGGAATTTCAGGAGAGTATGAAGAAATAAAAAAATACGGCAATATTATAAAAAAAATGACTGAAATTCTTATAAAAGAAGCATATATAAATGAAAAATTGATTAATGAGGATGAATATCAGAAAATAATTGTAAATGATTTGATAGAAAACAGAGCTATAAAAAGTTCAGTGACAATGACTTCAAAAGAGTATTTTTTAATAAAAAAGTCTGAAAACGTAGTAGTTATTATAATTGAGTATAAAGATGAAAAAATAAAATTTCTGGAATTGAAAAGAAAGGTTTTTAAAGTTATAAAAAACAATATAAATGAAGGAGAAATATTTGTAAATACCGAGTTTCTATTTATAGGAATTCTTATAAACAGAAATTTCAGGGAGGTAAATGAATTTTTAAAAGAAGTCGAAAATTCAAGTCAAGTAAAACTTGTTTTTGGAGTAGGAAGTTTCAAGAAAGATTTTGAAAAATTGCATGAATCATATAATGAAGCTTTGAAAGCTTTATCATGGGCAAAAACGGTAAAAATAAATAGGAAATTTTATAATTGTATGAGTTATGGAAAACTTTTATATGATATTTCAGTGGAGAAAAAAATGGAATTTTTAAATGGGATATTTAAAAATGTGACAGATGAAGAAATAGAAGAATTTAAAAAAATATTTTATGCTTATGAAAAATATAACGGAAGCATAAAAAAGATATCAAAAGTTTTATTTTTACATGAAAATACACTTCAATATCAAATAAAGAAATTTAATGAGAAAACAAGACTGGATTTAAGGAATTATGCTGATTTTTCATTGTTAAAATTAGCATTGTTGTTATATTAA